In Anseongella ginsenosidimutans, one genomic interval encodes:
- a CDS encoding GbsR/MarR family transcriptional regulator, producing the protein MELKEAKQKFIETWGKLGAEWGINRTMARVHALLLLSAEPLSTEEIMQDLNISRGNASMTLRDLMGWGLVEKQYKPGERKEYFYADKDTWNIARQVARERRKRELDPVLKVLEELMKVEGDTKDPAFKTFNQSVKDINKLAKNVDKTLDIMIRTEENGFWRTIFNIFR; encoded by the coding sequence ATGGAATTAAAAGAAGCCAAGCAGAAGTTCATTGAAACCTGGGGGAAGCTGGGGGCTGAATGGGGGATTAACCGTACCATGGCCCGCGTGCATGCTTTGTTATTATTATCTGCTGAACCGCTCTCCACCGAGGAGATCATGCAGGACCTGAATATTTCAAGGGGTAATGCCAGCATGACCCTGAGGGACCTTATGGGCTGGGGATTGGTTGAAAAGCAATATAAGCCCGGAGAAAGGAAGGAATATTTTTATGCCGACAAGGATACCTGGAACATTGCCCGCCAGGTTGCCCGTGAACGCAGGAAGCGGGAGCTTGATCCGGTACTGAAGGTGCTGGAGGAATTGATGAAAGTAGAAGGGGATACAAAAGACCCGGCATTTAAAACTTTTAATCAATCCGTTAAAGACATCAATAAGCTGGCTAAGAACGTAGACAAAACGCTGGATATCATGATCAGAACAGAAGAGAACGGATTCTGGCGGACGATTTTCAATATATTTCGCTAG
- a CDS encoding glycosyltransferase family 9 protein produces MKNIKKIAVLRTGGLGDLMVILPALSAIKHTFPGAQLILLGEPWQADFVRGGRTPVDQVIVIPFCHNLRQGREEDPAALEAFFRAMRQKKIDIAVHFQGKGVAANPFLKKLNARLTVGNSSPGAALPDCSIPFYYYQNEITRYLDISGLIGAGPAKPEPQIRVLDEDLAEARSALARHGAGAPYVVLHPGAMDIRRKWPPAKFARLADILAGSGYTVLLTGKEKDDPAVEAVLFRMTSRAVNLSGALSLGGLAGLLSQSEVVISNDTGPLHLARAAGAKTVGIYWAPNFINWGPLTFSRHRAVISWNMECPLCGTVPNDPYPFEPKLPECDHGISFVRNISAKEILEAAGELLGKDLAGKRIEEEQALTDQRYVVKKDNGFQGFAIR; encoded by the coding sequence ATGAAAAATATAAAGAAAATAGCGGTGTTGCGGACCGGCGGGCTTGGTGATCTGATGGTAATTTTGCCGGCTCTGAGCGCTATTAAGCATACCTTTCCCGGTGCGCAGTTGATACTGCTGGGAGAGCCCTGGCAGGCAGACTTCGTCCGGGGCGGACGCACGCCGGTGGATCAGGTTATTGTCATTCCATTCTGTCATAATTTGCGTCAGGGCCGCGAAGAAGATCCGGCAGCGCTGGAAGCATTTTTTCGCGCCATGCGGCAGAAAAAAATAGATATCGCCGTGCATTTCCAGGGAAAAGGAGTGGCTGCCAACCCCTTCCTCAAAAAGCTGAACGCCCGCCTCACGGTAGGAAACAGCAGCCCGGGAGCCGCCCTGCCGGACTGTTCCATTCCGTTTTATTATTACCAGAACGAAATAACCCGTTACCTGGACATCAGCGGACTGATCGGCGCCGGGCCGGCAAAACCGGAACCTCAGATACGGGTACTGGATGAAGATCTTGCGGAAGCCCGTTCTGCCCTTGCCCGGCATGGCGCAGGCGCGCCTTACGTAGTACTCCATCCCGGCGCCATGGACATAAGGAGAAAATGGCCGCCGGCAAAGTTCGCCCGGCTGGCGGACATACTCGCCGGAAGCGGTTATACGGTATTGCTCACAGGAAAAGAAAAAGATGATCCGGCAGTAGAGGCAGTTTTATTCCGCATGACGTCCAGGGCAGTGAATTTATCAGGAGCATTGTCGCTTGGCGGGCTTGCAGGTTTATTATCGCAGAGCGAAGTGGTTATTTCCAACGACACCGGCCCGCTTCACCTGGCGAGGGCCGCGGGCGCGAAAACAGTCGGCATTTATTGGGCTCCTAATTTCATTAACTGGGGGCCGCTTACCTTCAGCAGGCACCGTGCGGTAATTTCCTGGAATATGGAATGCCCCCTTTGCGGTACCGTCCCGAATGACCCTTACCCTTTTGAACCTAAACTACCTGAATGCGATCACGGGATATCCTTTGTCAGGAATATCAGCGCGAAAGAAATTCTTGAAGCAGCCGGAGAACTGCTGGGGAAAGATTTAGCAGGGAAAAGAATTGAAGAGGAACAAGCATTAACGGATCAAAGGTATGTTGTTAAAAAAGATAACGGTTTTCAGGGCTTTGCAATTAGGTGA
- a CDS encoding GNAT family N-acetyltransferase, protein MNIFDFDKDHRLENDVALLRPLAASDDAHLVKFALEEPDLWKYSMIAVKGKEGLKNYIHRALQGRRAHRDYPFIVFDKRSDSYAGSTRFYDIQFINSSLQVGYTWYGKQFQGTGLNKHCKFLLLEFAFETMKIERVEFRADSLNARSIAAMKSIGCTVEGILRSHGPRQDGSRRDSIILSILKSEWEAGLKQRLSLKLPAAAS, encoded by the coding sequence ATGAACATTTTTGATTTTGATAAGGATCACCGGCTGGAGAACGATGTTGCGCTGCTCCGGCCGCTGGCTGCCTCAGATGATGCCCACCTGGTGAAGTTTGCGCTGGAAGAACCGGATTTATGGAAATATTCCATGATCGCGGTGAAAGGCAAAGAAGGGCTGAAAAATTACATTCACAGGGCGCTGCAGGGCAGGAGGGCGCACCGGGATTATCCCTTTATTGTTTTTGACAAGCGTTCGGACAGTTATGCCGGCTCCACCCGTTTTTATGATATACAGTTTATCAACAGCTCGCTGCAGGTGGGGTACACCTGGTATGGAAAGCAGTTCCAGGGTACGGGGCTGAACAAACATTGCAAGTTTTTACTGCTGGAATTTGCTTTTGAGACCATGAAGATAGAACGGGTTGAATTCAGGGCCGACAGCCTGAATGCGCGGAGCATAGCAGCGATGAAAAGCATTGGTTGCACCGTGGAAGGTATTCTGAGGAGCCACGGGCCACGGCAGGACGGAAGCAGGCGGGACAGTATTATATTAAGCATTCTTAAAAGCGAATGGGAAGCAGGTCTTAAACAGCGGCTTTCCCTTAAATTGCCTGCGGCGGCTTCGTAG
- a CDS encoding luciferase family protein, producing the protein MKFSFVVRRLGFLKSIPLFAHYFDSLLKLSTFVAKPRLLDWLDEIEAEVLAWEGISASLHRYGGVQFNYHGREIGHLHGNGLLDLRCGKELKAQLMKTGRVQPHHLFKDSGWLSFYICTADDKIYASQLLRITRDRFARGNCSC; encoded by the coding sequence ATGAAATTTTCTTTTGTGGTCAGGCGGCTGGGCTTCCTCAAATCCATTCCTTTATTCGCCCATTATTTTGACAGCCTGCTGAAACTTTCCACTTTTGTAGCAAAACCTCGCCTCCTGGACTGGCTGGATGAAATTGAAGCTGAGGTTTTAGCATGGGAAGGTATCAGCGCCAGCCTTCACAGGTACGGCGGGGTGCAGTTCAATTATCATGGCAGGGAAATCGGTCACCTGCACGGTAACGGCCTGCTCGACCTGCGATGCGGCAAGGAACTTAAAGCGCAGTTAATGAAGACTGGAAGAGTACAGCCTCATCATTTATTTAAAGATTCCGGCTGGCTCAGTTTTTACATTTGCACGGCGGATGATAAAATATATGCTTCGCAACTGCTAAGGATTACCCGGGACAGGTTTGCCCGTGGGAACTGTTCCTGCTGA
- a CDS encoding SRPBCC family protein, which translates to MKKKYESVSGGLISANIIALAIMGLSKKIPVLEHWVLIFSAFILLPLFMGIVSAWCWRNLGMKTRALIGYSVLNGAIAILLSFLFLGEGVICLLIVSPLIFGFVISGAFAGRRMFRKNDTTLNICVFSLLFLVFIADLFSDHHYENLVSDEITIKASPEEVWKNIVAFEKIEKENEFWLFKLGMPSPVEATVEGYYKGAGRKCIFSNGYVFDEKIVVFEPGHDLTFDITGQPRDPEIMGHIDILRGQFLLKDNGDGSTTLTGKSWYRLYIFPSWYFDLWARSITRNVHLRVMEHVRQLSEKQ; encoded by the coding sequence ATGAAAAAGAAGTACGAATCTGTTTCCGGAGGGCTTATTTCCGCCAATATTATTGCCCTTGCGATCATGGGGCTGAGTAAAAAGATCCCGGTACTGGAACACTGGGTGCTGATCTTTTCTGCGTTTATCCTGCTTCCTTTGTTCATGGGAATCGTCAGCGCCTGGTGCTGGAGAAACCTCGGCATGAAGACCAGGGCCCTGATCGGGTATTCGGTTTTAAATGGGGCAATCGCCATCCTGTTAAGTTTCCTGTTCCTTGGCGAGGGTGTTATTTGCCTGCTGATCGTATCCCCGCTTATTTTCGGCTTTGTTATCAGCGGAGCTTTTGCTGGAAGGCGGATGTTCAGAAAGAATGATACCACATTGAACATCTGTGTGTTTTCATTGCTGTTCCTGGTCTTTATTGCAGACCTTTTTTCGGACCATCATTATGAGAACCTGGTATCTGACGAAATAACCATTAAGGCTTCCCCGGAGGAAGTCTGGAAAAACATCGTGGCTTTTGAAAAAATAGAGAAGGAAAATGAATTCTGGCTGTTTAAATTAGGCATGCCCAGCCCCGTGGAAGCCACCGTGGAAGGCTATTATAAAGGAGCCGGAAGAAAATGCATTTTCAGCAACGGCTATGTCTTCGACGAAAAGATCGTGGTATTTGAACCGGGGCATGACCTTACGTTTGATATTACCGGTCAGCCCCGCGACCCGGAGATCATGGGGCATATCGATATTCTGCGGGGGCAGTTCCTGTTAAAGGATAACGGGGATGGCAGCACTACGCTGACCGGTAAAAGCTGGTACCGCTTATATATTTTTCCTTCCTGGTATTTTGATTTATGGGCCCGCAGCATCACCAGGAATGTGCATTTGCGGGTAATGGAACATGTCCGGCAATTAAGCGAAAAACAATGA
- a CDS encoding DEAD/DEAH box helicase — protein sequence MSLQLFHKTVAAWFEKAFQIATPVQLQAWRAIGSGESTLIAAPTGSGKTLAAFLSAIDDLVRQGAEGKLEPGIQVIYVSPLKALSNDIERNLQVPLAGIRMELEKAGLPAPPIEVAVRTGDTSAAERAAMLKRPPHILVTTPESLYLLLTSVRGREMLGTAHTLIIDEIHAVVGDKRGAHLSLSVERLEGLLQRKLHRIGLSATQKPIEEVARFLVGTGGGSGRQAAAECRIVDAGHSRKLDLSIEVPGSPLTAVMANEVWSEIYDKLIALINTHQTTLIFVNTRRLAERLSHNLNERLGPGHVLAHHGSMSKEQRFDAEQKLKSGSLKALVATASMELGIDVGSIDLVCQIGSPRSISAFLQRVGRSGHSVHKTPKGILFPLTLDELADGIAILDAVRRGELDKIIMPEKPLDVLAQQIVAEAACREYGEEELFGLFKKAWPYRHLSRQEFDGVLQMLSEGFSGRSGRRGAYLFHDRINGRLSGRKGARLTAMICGGAIPDNFEYDVVLEPENVYLGTLNEDFAIESIPGDIFQLGNNSWKILRIENGRVRVADAAGQPPNIPFWLGEAPGRTNELSSAVSRLREEVAARLERGDAADWLVKEKGIAPEAAEQFADYLALAKAALNTMPSQDTIVMERFFDEAGDMHLVIHSPFGSRMNKAWGLALRKRFCRKFNFELQAAANDNAIILSLGPTHSFPLEEVFSYLHPETVREVLIQAFLDAPLFGVRWRWNASRALAVIRRRGSKKVPAQLQRMQSEDLIAQVFPDQLACLENIAGDREVPDHPLVKQTIHDCLYEAMDIEGLESLLRKIQQKEVQMVAKDLKEPSVLAHEILNARVYAFLDDAPLEERRTLAVKNRRWLSVPEAAETGKLDPAAIEAVRKEAWPEVMNADELHDALLLSGFITSAEGKENDWESYFRELAGAGRVAMLPLDEDYRLWLAAERLPQLRKLYPGKRFEEEPDLPEKLREGISPGKDPLTELIRGRLEIMGPVSSVCLAGLLRLPENNINQALYALENEGFVFRGNFTGGAEQEWCERRLLSRIHRYTIKRLRSEIQPVSAACYMRFLLDWHQVVAGSQPEGPVSLEHAFQKLEGFEAPAIAWESDILPARLPSYDHQWLDMLCMAGKITWGRFRYSPPAVDKKTSSPVRNTPIAFAERGNLNAWRQATAAGGGTGAVLTAGERLSAKGIQVLEILQKRGASFFEDIISQAGLFPSQGEEALGELISAGLVSSDSFTGLRALLVPDKYKTESGRRRKTEVFSMSYAGRWSLLRDPAAAAGDSKTRAETIAWALLRRYGVIFRKLVERENLALPWRELVRVFRTLEARGQIRGGRFVEGFWGEQFALPEAIVLLRKSKKTPLSNTLVAVSAADPLNLTGILFSGRRIPGHAGNRILYADGVPVAFKEAKELHFLTVAEGAGKWEWREALIRRQVPPILRKYLAAPH from the coding sequence ATGTCGCTTCAGTTGTTCCATAAAACAGTAGCTGCCTGGTTTGAAAAGGCTTTTCAAATCGCGACACCGGTGCAGCTTCAGGCCTGGCGGGCGATCGGGTCAGGGGAAAGTACGCTTATTGCGGCTCCCACCGGGTCCGGTAAAACATTGGCCGCTTTTCTTTCCGCAATTGACGACCTGGTTAGACAGGGGGCCGAGGGTAAACTGGAGCCCGGCATCCAGGTAATATATGTTTCCCCGCTCAAAGCCCTGAGTAATGACATCGAGCGAAACCTGCAGGTCCCGCTGGCCGGGATCCGGATGGAGCTGGAAAAGGCGGGCCTTCCCGCCCCGCCCATAGAGGTGGCTGTCCGGACGGGCGATACCTCCGCTGCGGAGCGGGCAGCTATGCTGAAACGTCCCCCGCATATCCTGGTAACCACTCCTGAATCACTTTACCTGTTGCTTACCAGCGTGCGGGGAAGGGAAATGCTGGGCACCGCCCACACCCTTATTATTGATGAAATTCATGCGGTGGTCGGGGATAAAAGGGGGGCGCATCTGTCGCTGTCGGTAGAACGCCTGGAGGGGCTCCTGCAGCGAAAACTCCACCGGATAGGCCTTTCTGCCACGCAAAAGCCCATTGAGGAAGTAGCGCGCTTTCTCGTCGGAACTGGTGGTGGAAGCGGGCGGCAGGCCGCGGCCGAATGCCGGATCGTAGATGCAGGTCATTCGCGGAAGCTGGATCTTTCCATTGAAGTACCCGGGTCGCCGCTCACCGCGGTGATGGCCAATGAAGTCTGGTCTGAAATTTACGATAAGCTGATCGCGCTTATCAACACTCACCAAACCACGCTTATTTTTGTAAATACCCGGCGTTTGGCAGAACGCCTGTCGCATAACCTGAATGAACGCCTTGGTCCGGGTCACGTCCTTGCCCACCACGGCAGTATGTCTAAAGAGCAGCGTTTTGATGCGGAACAAAAACTAAAGTCCGGTTCGCTGAAGGCGCTGGTGGCTACGGCTTCCATGGAACTCGGAATAGACGTAGGTTCCATTGACCTGGTATGCCAGATAGGTTCGCCCCGCTCCATTTCGGCTTTCCTGCAAAGAGTAGGGCGGTCAGGGCACAGCGTCCATAAAACCCCGAAAGGTATTCTTTTCCCGCTCACCCTGGATGAACTGGCGGATGGCATCGCCATTCTGGATGCCGTCAGAAGGGGAGAGCTGGATAAGATCATCATGCCGGAGAAACCCCTGGACGTGCTGGCTCAGCAAATTGTCGCGGAAGCAGCTTGCCGTGAATACGGGGAAGAAGAACTATTCGGCCTTTTCAAAAAGGCCTGGCCCTATCGTCATCTTTCCCGCCAGGAATTCGATGGTGTGCTGCAAATGCTCTCGGAGGGATTTTCGGGGAGAAGCGGCAGGCGCGGGGCATACCTTTTTCACGACAGGATCAACGGGCGGCTCAGCGGCCGGAAAGGCGCGCGTTTAACCGCCATGATCTGCGGAGGCGCTATACCCGACAACTTCGAGTACGATGTGGTCCTGGAGCCGGAAAATGTTTATTTAGGTACGCTGAATGAAGATTTTGCCATAGAAAGCATTCCGGGCGATATCTTTCAGCTGGGCAATAATTCCTGGAAGATCCTCCGGATCGAAAACGGCCGCGTGCGGGTGGCGGATGCGGCAGGGCAGCCGCCCAATATTCCTTTCTGGCTGGGTGAAGCCCCTGGAAGGACCAATGAACTTTCCTCTGCGGTTTCCCGGCTGCGGGAAGAAGTAGCCGCGAGGCTGGAACGTGGGGACGCAGCAGACTGGCTGGTGAAGGAAAAGGGGATCGCGCCGGAGGCAGCGGAACAGTTTGCGGATTATCTGGCGCTCGCAAAAGCAGCACTGAATACCATGCCTTCGCAGGATACGATCGTAATGGAACGCTTTTTTGACGAGGCGGGCGATATGCACCTGGTCATTCATTCACCTTTCGGCAGCCGGATGAATAAAGCCTGGGGGCTCGCCCTCAGAAAGCGGTTTTGCCGAAAGTTCAATTTCGAACTGCAGGCTGCGGCCAATGATAACGCCATTATCTTGTCACTGGGGCCTACCCACAGTTTTCCATTAGAAGAAGTATTCTCGTACCTGCATCCGGAAACCGTCAGGGAAGTACTTATTCAGGCTTTCCTTGATGCACCTCTCTTTGGAGTGCGCTGGCGTTGGAACGCATCCAGGGCGCTTGCAGTGATCCGGAGGAGGGGCAGTAAAAAAGTTCCGGCACAGCTGCAGCGTATGCAGTCGGAAGACCTCATTGCCCAGGTCTTTCCCGATCAGCTGGCCTGTCTTGAAAATATTGCCGGCGACCGGGAAGTGCCTGATCATCCGTTGGTAAAACAGACCATTCATGATTGCCTGTATGAAGCAATGGATATTGAAGGACTGGAAAGCCTGCTCCGGAAAATACAGCAAAAGGAAGTGCAGATGGTTGCAAAAGACCTGAAGGAACCGTCGGTACTGGCCCATGAAATACTGAATGCCCGGGTTTATGCGTTCCTGGATGACGCCCCCCTGGAAGAACGCCGCACCCTTGCCGTGAAAAACCGGCGCTGGCTGTCCGTTCCCGAAGCGGCTGAAACCGGTAAGCTTGATCCTGCGGCCATTGAAGCGGTACGAAAAGAAGCGTGGCCGGAGGTGATGAATGCTGATGAATTGCACGACGCCTTATTGCTTTCGGGCTTTATCACTTCCGCCGAAGGAAAGGAAAATGACTGGGAATCCTATTTCCGGGAACTTGCCGGGGCCGGGCGCGTTGCCATGCTGCCGCTGGACGAAGATTACCGCCTCTGGCTGGCGGCTGAACGCCTGCCGCAGCTGCGGAAATTATATCCGGGGAAAAGGTTCGAAGAGGAACCGGACTTGCCGGAAAAACTAAGGGAAGGAATTTCACCCGGAAAGGACCCGCTCACAGAACTTATACGGGGAAGGCTGGAGATCATGGGGCCTGTAAGTTCAGTGTGTCTCGCCGGCCTGCTCAGACTGCCTGAAAATAACATTAACCAGGCGCTGTATGCACTTGAGAACGAAGGATTTGTTTTCAGGGGCAATTTTACCGGCGGCGCCGAACAGGAATGGTGTGAACGGCGATTGCTGTCGCGGATACACCGGTATACGATCAAACGGCTGCGCAGCGAGATCCAGCCGGTTTCGGCTGCCTGCTATATGCGCTTCCTGCTTGACTGGCACCAGGTAGTGGCGGGAAGCCAGCCGGAAGGGCCCGTTTCGCTCGAACATGCTTTTCAAAAGCTGGAGGGATTTGAAGCGCCTGCTATTGCTTGGGAAAGCGATATTTTGCCTGCCCGGCTGCCTTCATACGATCATCAGTGGCTGGATATGCTTTGTATGGCAGGGAAGATTACCTGGGGCCGATTTCGTTATTCGCCGCCTGCTGTTGACAAGAAAACCAGCAGTCCGGTCAGGAACACGCCCATTGCTTTTGCCGAACGGGGTAACCTGAATGCATGGCGGCAGGCAACGGCTGCAGGAGGCGGAACCGGCGCCGTTTTAACAGCGGGGGAACGGCTTTCGGCCAAAGGAATCCAGGTACTGGAAATCCTGCAAAAGCGCGGGGCTTCCTTTTTTGAAGATATTATCAGCCAGGCTGGCCTTTTTCCTTCCCAGGGTGAAGAAGCCCTTGGCGAATTGATCTCGGCGGGCCTGGTTAGTTCCGACTCATTTACCGGGTTAAGGGCCTTGCTTGTGCCGGATAAATATAAAACGGAAAGCGGCCGGAGGCGCAAAACGGAAGTCTTTTCAATGAGTTATGCCGGCCGCTGGTCCCTGCTGCGGGATCCGGCGGCAGCGGCCGGCGACAGTAAAACGCGGGCGGAAACGATTGCCTGGGCCTTGCTCCGGCGGTACGGCGTGATCTTCCGGAAACTGGTGGAGCGGGAAAACCTTGCCCTTCCCTGGAGGGAGCTGGTGCGCGTGTTCCGCACCCTGGAAGCACGCGGCCAGATCAGGGGAGGCCGTTTCGTAGAAGGATTCTGGGGCGAGCAGTTCGCCCTCCCGGAAGCCATTGTGCTGCTCCGGAAAAGCAAAAAAACGCCTTTGAGCAATACGCTGGTGGCCGTTAGCGCAGCGGATCCCCTTAACCTGACCGGTATCCTGTTTTCGGGAAGGAGAATACCAGGCCATGCCGGCAACCGTATTCTTTATGCGGACGGCGTTCCGGTAGCTTTTAAAGAGGCGAAAGAGCTTCACTTC